A genomic segment from Halomonas sp. GD1P12 encodes:
- the fabZ gene encoding 3-hydroxyacyl-ACP dehydratase FabZ codes for MVMDINEIREYLPHRYPFLLVDRVTQLTVGESIVAFKNVSINEPFFNGHFPHHPIMPGVLVIEALAQACGILGFKTVNKRPADGYVYYLVGSDNVRFKRPVMPGDQLRLEANVIKGKRGIWKFACQGTVDGELACEAEIICAERKVT; via the coding sequence ATGGTTATGGATATCAACGAAATTCGCGAGTACTTGCCCCACCGCTACCCGTTTTTGCTGGTGGATCGAGTCACGCAGTTGACTGTGGGCGAATCCATCGTCGCGTTCAAGAACGTCAGCATCAACGAGCCCTTCTTCAACGGCCACTTTCCCCATCACCCGATCATGCCCGGCGTGCTGGTGATCGAGGCGCTGGCCCAGGCCTGCGGTATCCTGGGTTTCAAGACCGTCAACAAGCGGCCCGCCGACGGCTACGTGTACTACCTCGTCGGTAGCGACAACGTGCGTTTCAAACGTCCGGTCATGCCCGGCGACCAGCTTCGCCTGGAGGCGAACGTGATCAAAGGCAAGCGCGGCATCTGGAAGTTCGCCTGCCAGGGCACCGTGGATGGCGAACTCGCCTGCGAGGCGGAAATCATCTGTGCCGAGAGGAAGGTCACTTGA
- the lpxD gene encoding UDP-3-O-(3-hydroxymyristoyl)glucosamine N-acyltransferase: MTHASHTITLADIARHLDIDVDGDVDQPIRGLATLKEAEPDQIAFLANRAYLKDLASTRAAAVLLHPEHGKNCPVPRLETQNPYLAYARVSQLFDPLVARDTPGIHATAVVADDVVLGEGVSIQANAVIEPGVTLGDRVVIGAGSVVGADSAIGEGSRLHANVTVCHGSVIGKRVILQSGCVIGGDGFGFAHDGAGWHKIAQLGGVVLGDDVEVGSCSSIDRGALGDTLIGNDVKIDSQVQIAHNVIIGDHSALAGCVGIAGSTRVGKHCMLGGGVGLSGHLTLCDGVQVTGMSLVTNSITEPGVYSSGTGAMNNTQWRKNAVRFKQLDDIAKRLNKLEKNHRSE; encoded by the coding sequence ATGACGCACGCTTCTCACACCATCACGCTGGCCGATATCGCCCGCCACCTGGATATCGACGTCGACGGCGACGTCGACCAGCCCATTCGAGGGCTGGCGACGCTCAAGGAGGCCGAGCCCGACCAGATCGCTTTTCTGGCCAATCGCGCCTACCTCAAGGATCTGGCCAGCACCCGCGCCGCGGCGGTGCTGCTCCACCCGGAGCACGGCAAAAACTGCCCGGTGCCCCGGCTCGAAACGCAAAACCCCTATCTCGCCTACGCCAGGGTTTCCCAACTTTTCGACCCGCTCGTCGCCCGCGATACGCCCGGTATTCACGCCACCGCGGTGGTGGCCGACGACGTGGTGCTGGGAGAAGGGGTATCGATTCAGGCCAACGCCGTGATCGAGCCCGGGGTAACGCTGGGGGACCGGGTCGTCATCGGCGCCGGTAGCGTCGTCGGTGCGGACAGCGCGATCGGCGAGGGCAGCCGACTGCACGCCAACGTCACCGTCTGCCACGGCAGCGTGATCGGCAAGCGGGTGATCCTGCAAAGCGGCTGTGTGATTGGCGGCGACGGCTTTGGCTTCGCCCACGACGGTGCCGGCTGGCACAAGATCGCCCAGCTCGGCGGTGTGGTGCTGGGCGATGATGTCGAAGTCGGCAGCTGCTCGAGCATCGACCGCGGGGCGCTGGGCGACACGCTGATCGGCAATGACGTCAAGATCGACAGCCAGGTCCAGATCGCTCACAACGTCATCATCGGCGATCACAGCGCGCTGGCGGGTTGTGTCGGTATCGCCGGCTCCACCCGGGTGGGCAAGCACTGCATGCTCGGCGGCGGGGTCGGGCTCTCCGGGCATCTCACCCTCTGCGACGGCGTGCAGGTCACCGGCATGAGTCTTGTGACCAACTCCATCACCGAGCCTGGCGTCTACTCCTCGGGCACCGGGGCGATGAACAATACCCAGTGGCGCAAGAACGCCGTGCGTTTCAAACAGCTCGACGATATCGCCAAGCGGTTGAACAAGCTGGAGAAAAATCATCGCAGTGAGTAG
- the dnaE gene encoding DNA polymerase III subunit alpha produces the protein MTSPFVHLRVHSEYSLVDGLVKLKSLVSTTAARAMPALALTDETNLFGLVKFYKAAQGAGLKPIIGSDLWLANPHDEAHPYRITLLAMNDVGYRNLTELISKGWSDGQRQGRAILDKRWVLAQSEGLIALSGGREGDIGRHLLSDHEREARALLEEWQSAFPDRFYLELIRTGRSLEEACVHQSVALAVETGTPVVATNDVRFLERDDFWAHETRVAIGEGKALDDPRRERRYTEEQYLKSPEEMAELFSDIPEALENSVMIARRCSVDVRLGEIFLPEFGIPEGMTQDEFFRKVSHDGLTERLDFLFPVDRYPRDSDEYKTIDARYRERLEFELNVIIQMGFPGYFLIVMDFIQWAKDNDVPVGPGRGSGAGSLVAYAQKITDLDPIGYDLLFERFLNPERVSMPDFDVDFCMEKRDRVIEYVADRYGRNAVSQIVTFGTMAAKAVVRDVARAQGRPYSLGDKLSKLIPFEVGMTLGKAIEQEPALKEFIDTDEEAEEIWEMALKLEGTTRGTGKHAGGVVIAPTKLTDFSPLLCDEDGSGLVVQFDKNDIEEAGLVKFDFLGLRTLTIIDWALEMVDKVRDAAGEGPLNIDAIPLDDGKTFEMLKRAETTAVFQLESRGMKELIKRLLPDSLDDMIALVALFRPGPLQSGMVDDFINRKHGRAEVSYPHPDYQHELLKPVLSPTYGIILYQEQVMQIAQVMAGYSLGQADMLRRAMGKKKPEEMAKQRAGFMEGCAANGIDKDLAGNIFDLVEKFAGYGFNKSHSAAYALVSYQTAWLKAHYPGPFMAAVMSTEMDNLDKVVPLIEECRNLKLTVTPPDVNVGGYKFTVDVEARVVYGLGAIRGVGEGPIGAIVAAREEGGPFKDLFDFCRRIDPKRMNKRTLEALIRSGALDNLGPNRAVLFAAMEDALKAAAQSHANQNLGMLDMFGDAFAPAEEQEASDVYTEYRHAREWSDRERLAGEKDTLGLYLTGHPIDEYERELKRFVSTRISELKPSWEPQRVAGLVVAMRTMKSKRGDTMAFVTLDDRTGRIEASIFGELFEQLRGQSLDGQVLIVEGDVSSDDFSGGLKLRGKEVTPMVAARLKYGQGVEIALDASKINGRLVESLRDCLSPYRDEAGLPVHLHYRHEEATGWLSLDESWSVTPSDDLLQTLRDVEGQVGIQLRYR, from the coding sequence ATGACGTCTCCCTTCGTTCATCTTCGGGTGCACAGCGAATACTCCCTGGTCGACGGCCTGGTAAAGCTCAAGTCGCTGGTCAGTACGACCGCTGCCCGCGCCATGCCGGCGCTGGCGCTGACCGACGAGACGAACCTGTTCGGGCTGGTGAAGTTCTACAAGGCCGCCCAGGGGGCGGGGCTCAAGCCGATCATCGGCAGTGACCTGTGGCTTGCCAACCCGCATGACGAGGCGCACCCGTACCGCATTACGCTGCTGGCGATGAACGACGTCGGCTATCGCAACCTCACCGAGCTGATCTCGAAGGGCTGGAGCGACGGCCAGCGCCAGGGCCGCGCGATTCTCGATAAGCGCTGGGTGCTCGCGCAGAGCGAAGGACTGATCGCGCTCTCCGGCGGGCGTGAAGGCGATATTGGTCGCCACCTGTTGAGCGATCACGAGCGCGAGGCGCGCGCGCTTTTAGAGGAGTGGCAGTCGGCGTTTCCCGACCGCTTTTATCTCGAGCTGATCCGCACCGGGCGCTCGCTGGAAGAAGCCTGCGTTCACCAAAGCGTTGCGCTTGCCGTCGAGACCGGCACCCCCGTGGTCGCGACCAACGACGTGCGCTTTCTGGAGCGCGACGACTTCTGGGCGCACGAGACGCGGGTAGCGATCGGCGAGGGCAAGGCACTCGACGACCCCCGCCGCGAACGGCGCTATACCGAGGAGCAGTATCTTAAAAGCCCGGAAGAGATGGCGGAGCTGTTCTCGGACATCCCTGAGGCGCTCGAGAACAGCGTGATGATCGCTCGGCGCTGCAGCGTCGACGTACGTCTGGGCGAGATATTCCTGCCCGAGTTCGGCATTCCCGAGGGTATGACCCAGGACGAGTTCTTCAGAAAGGTCTCCCACGACGGACTGACCGAGCGCCTCGACTTTCTGTTCCCGGTGGATCGCTACCCGCGTGACAGCGACGAGTATAAAACGATCGATGCGCGCTACCGCGAGCGGTTGGAGTTCGAGCTCAACGTCATCATCCAGATGGGTTTTCCCGGCTACTTTTTGATCGTGATGGACTTCATCCAGTGGGCCAAGGACAACGACGTGCCGGTCGGGCCGGGGCGCGGCTCCGGTGCAGGCTCCTTGGTGGCCTATGCGCAGAAGATCACCGATCTCGACCCGATTGGCTACGATCTGCTGTTCGAGCGCTTTTTGAACCCGGAGCGGGTCTCGATGCCCGACTTCGACGTCGACTTCTGCATGGAGAAGCGCGACCGGGTGATCGAGTACGTGGCGGACCGCTACGGGCGTAACGCCGTGTCCCAGATCGTCACCTTCGGCACCATGGCCGCCAAGGCGGTGGTGCGCGACGTCGCCCGTGCCCAGGGCCGGCCCTACTCGCTCGGTGACAAGCTCTCCAAGCTCATCCCCTTTGAAGTCGGCATGACGCTTGGCAAGGCGATCGAGCAGGAACCGGCGCTCAAGGAGTTCATCGACACCGACGAGGAAGCCGAAGAGATCTGGGAGATGGCGCTCAAACTCGAGGGCACCACCCGCGGTACCGGCAAGCACGCCGGCGGCGTGGTCATCGCCCCGACCAAACTCACTGACTTCTCGCCGCTTCTGTGCGATGAGGACGGCTCGGGGCTGGTGGTGCAGTTCGACAAGAACGACATCGAAGAGGCGGGGCTGGTCAAGTTCGACTTTCTGGGCCTTCGAACGCTGACGATCATCGACTGGGCGCTGGAGATGGTCGACAAGGTGCGCGACGCCGCCGGTGAAGGCCCGCTCAACATCGACGCCATTCCGCTCGATGACGGCAAGACGTTCGAGATGTTGAAGCGCGCCGAGACCACGGCGGTATTCCAGCTCGAATCCCGCGGCATGAAGGAGCTGATCAAGCGGCTCTTGCCGGATTCGCTCGACGACATGATCGCCCTGGTGGCGCTGTTCCGGCCAGGGCCTTTGCAATCCGGCATGGTCGACGATTTCATCAACCGTAAACACGGCCGCGCGGAAGTCTCTTATCCACACCCGGATTACCAGCACGAGCTGTTGAAACCGGTGCTTTCGCCCACCTACGGCATCATCCTGTATCAGGAGCAGGTGATGCAGATCGCCCAGGTGATGGCCGGCTATAGCCTCGGTCAGGCCGACATGCTGCGCCGGGCGATGGGCAAGAAAAAGCCCGAGGAGATGGCCAAGCAGCGCGCCGGCTTCATGGAAGGGTGCGCGGCCAACGGCATCGACAAGGATCTGGCGGGCAACATCTTCGACCTGGTGGAGAAGTTCGCCGGCTACGGCTTCAACAAGTCGCACTCCGCCGCCTACGCGCTGGTCTCCTACCAGACCGCGTGGCTCAAGGCGCACTACCCGGGGCCGTTCATGGCCGCGGTCATGTCCACCGAGATGGACAACCTCGATAAGGTGGTACCGCTGATCGAGGAGTGTCGCAATCTCAAGCTCACCGTGACGCCGCCGGACGTCAACGTGGGCGGCTACAAGTTCACCGTCGATGTGGAGGCCCGCGTGGTCTACGGGCTCGGGGCGATTCGCGGCGTGGGCGAAGGCCCGATCGGGGCGATCGTCGCCGCGCGTGAGGAGGGCGGACCGTTCAAGGATCTGTTCGACTTCTGCCGGCGCATCGACCCCAAACGCATGAACAAGCGCACCCTCGAGGCGCTGATTCGCTCCGGGGCCCTCGATAACCTCGGCCCCAACCGGGCGGTGCTGTTCGCCGCCATGGAGGACGCGCTCAAGGCGGCGGCGCAGAGCCACGCCAACCAGAACCTGGGGATGCTCGACATGTTCGGCGACGCCTTCGCCCCGGCCGAGGAACAAGAGGCGAGTGACGTCTACACCGAGTACCGCCACGCCCGGGAGTGGTCGGATCGTGAGCGCCTGGCCGGCGAGAAGGATACCCTTGGGCTCTACCTCACCGGTCATCCGATCGACGAGTACGAACGTGAACTCAAGCGCTTCGTCTCCACGCGCATCAGCGAGCTCAAGCCCTCCTGGGAGCCGCAGCGGGTGGCGGGGCTGGTGGTAGCGATGCGTACCATGAAGTCCAAACGCGGCGACACCATGGCCTTCGTCACCCTCGATGACCGTACCGGGCGTATCGAGGCCTCGATCTTTGGCGAACTGTTCGAGCAGCTTCGAGGCCAAAGCCTCGACGGGCAGGTGTTGATCGTCGAAGGCGATGTCTCGAGTGATGACTTCTCCGGTGGGCTCAAGCTTCGCGGCAAGGAGGTCACGCCGATGGTGGCGGCCAGACTCAAGTATGGCCAGGGCGTGGAGATCGCGCTGGATGCGAGCAAAATCAACGGCCGTCTGGTCGAGAGCCTGCGCGACTGCCTGAGCCCGTATCGCGACGAGGCCGGGCTTCCGGTGCATCTGCACTACCGCCATGAAGAGGCCACCGGGTGGCTTTCGCTCGACGAAAGCTGGAGTGTGACGCCCAGCGACGACCTGCTGCAGACGCTTCGCGACGTCGAGGGCCAGGTCGGTATCCAGCTGCGCTACCGCTAG
- the lpxA gene encoding acyl-ACP--UDP-N-acetylglucosamine O-acyltransferase, whose translation MIHPTALVDPTARLADDVEVGAFTVIGPDVEIGEGSVIGPHVVIKGPTKLGKRTRIFQFASVGEECQDKKYAGEPTRLVMGDDNVVREGVTLHRGTVQDRSETTIGSRNLFMAYVHVGHDCVIGDDCILANQVTLAGHVVVGNHAILGGLSAVHQFCHFGDYAMAGGGSIITKDTPCYMMINGNPAEARGLNLVGLKRRGFSREAISALTASYKLVYRQGLTVEQALEEMRSRFDLAEVTHFADSIERSTRGIVR comes from the coding sequence TTGATACATCCTACCGCACTGGTCGACCCGACCGCCCGCCTGGCCGATGATGTCGAGGTCGGCGCGTTCACGGTGATCGGCCCGGACGTCGAGATCGGCGAGGGCTCCGTCATCGGCCCCCACGTGGTGATCAAGGGGCCCACCAAACTGGGTAAGCGTACGCGCATCTTCCAGTTCGCCTCCGTGGGTGAGGAGTGCCAGGACAAGAAGTACGCCGGCGAACCCACGCGCCTGGTGATGGGGGACGACAACGTCGTGCGCGAAGGCGTGACCCTTCACCGCGGCACCGTACAGGATCGCAGCGAAACCACCATCGGCTCGCGCAATCTGTTCATGGCCTACGTCCACGTCGGCCACGACTGCGTGATCGGCGACGACTGTATCCTCGCCAACCAGGTAACCCTGGCCGGCCACGTCGTCGTCGGCAATCACGCGATTCTCGGCGGGCTCTCGGCGGTGCATCAGTTCTGCCACTTCGGCGACTACGCCATGGCCGGCGGCGGCTCGATCATCACCAAGGACACGCCGTGTTACATGATGATCAACGGCAACCCCGCCGAGGCGCGCGGACTCAATCTGGTGGGGCTCAAGCGCCGCGGCTTTAGCCGCGAGGCGATCAGCGCGCTCACCGCCTCCTACAAGCTGGTCTATCGCCAGGGGCTGACCGTCGAGCAGGCGCTCGAAGAGATGCGCAGCCGCTTCGATCTGGCGGAAGTCACCCACTTCGCCGACTCGATCGAGCGCTCCACCCGCGGCATCGTTCGCTAG
- a CDS encoding OmpH family outer membrane protein — MRKLTAAACLFGVMALPAYSAEVAVLDWRAALMNTQSAQTSLSQLEGQIGSQQREAQALGNELQQLQQRLQNEGETMGQAQRDALISELQQKGSRFEQLRREVLQAQQNSEQQFLQSAETKLEQAVEQVLARRNIDVLVEPQGVLHSSTDLPNVTNEVTQIFDSL, encoded by the coding sequence ATGCGTAAATTGACGGCCGCCGCGTGTCTTTTCGGGGTCATGGCACTACCGGCCTACAGCGCCGAAGTCGCGGTGCTCGACTGGCGCGCGGCGCTGATGAATACCCAGTCCGCGCAAACCTCGCTGAGCCAGCTGGAAGGCCAGATCGGTAGCCAGCAGCGTGAGGCCCAGGCGCTGGGTAACGAGCTTCAGCAGCTTCAGCAGCGCCTGCAAAACGAAGGCGAGACCATGGGCCAGGCCCAGCGCGACGCGTTGATCAGCGAGCTCCAGCAAAAGGGCAGCCGTTTCGAGCAGCTGCGCCGCGAGGTGCTCCAGGCCCAGCAAAACTCCGAGCAGCAGTTTTTGCAAAGCGCCGAGACCAAGCTCGAGCAGGCGGTAGAGCAGGTGCTGGCGCGGCGCAACATCGACGTGCTGGTCGAGCCCCAGGGCGTACTGCACTCCTCGACGGATCTGCCGAACGTCACCAACGAAGTCACGCAGATTTTCGACTCACTCTAA
- the lpxB gene encoding lipid-A-disaccharide synthase, whose amino-acid sequence MTLARVYLVAGELSGDQLGAGLMRALRARHPGVEFRGIGGPNMQREGLESRFPLETLSVMGLVEVLKHLPALIRVRRTLYDEALAWQPDVMIGIDAPDFNTGLELKLRQAGIKTAHYVSPSVWAWRQGRVKKIARAVDAMLTFLPFEADFYARHRVPVAFVGHPLADEMPLTNDRVAAHQALGLEASTPVLAVLPGSRANEIRFMGATFMEALITLCARHEALGVVIPAATEARFDELTALLASYPALKGRVTLTQGGAREAMVASDAVLLTSGTAALEAMLCHRAMLVAYKMAPATHWLAKKLVKTRWISLPNLIAQEDLVAELIQDEATSEAIAARLDALLSDASARQALEARFAQMHAGLQRGASERAARAIEAVAKGAALPDTVQETHG is encoded by the coding sequence ATGACGCTTGCGCGCGTATACCTCGTCGCCGGCGAGCTCTCCGGCGATCAGCTGGGCGCCGGGCTGATGCGCGCGCTGCGCGCCCGTCACCCCGGGGTCGAGTTTCGCGGTATCGGCGGACCCAACATGCAGCGCGAAGGCCTCGAGAGCCGCTTTCCGTTGGAAACCCTCTCGGTGATGGGGCTGGTCGAGGTGCTCAAGCATCTGCCGGCGCTCATCCGGGTGCGGCGTACGCTGTATGATGAGGCGCTGGCCTGGCAGCCGGACGTCATGATCGGTATCGATGCGCCGGACTTCAACACGGGACTCGAGCTCAAGCTGCGCCAGGCGGGTATCAAGACCGCTCACTACGTCAGCCCTTCGGTATGGGCCTGGCGTCAGGGGCGGGTGAAGAAGATTGCCCGCGCCGTGGACGCCATGCTCACGTTTTTGCCTTTCGAGGCCGACTTCTACGCGCGCCATCGGGTGCCCGTCGCTTTCGTCGGCCACCCGCTGGCCGACGAAATGCCGCTCACCAACGACCGCGTCGCGGCCCATCAGGCGCTCGGCCTCGAGGCCAGCACCCCGGTGCTGGCGGTGCTGCCAGGCTCGCGGGCCAACGAAATCCGTTTTATGGGCGCAACGTTCATGGAGGCCCTCATTACGCTCTGCGCGCGCCATGAAGCGCTTGGCGTAGTGATTCCCGCCGCCACCGAGGCGCGCTTTGACGAGCTCACTGCGCTTCTGGCGAGCTACCCGGCGCTCAAGGGCCGGGTGACGCTGACCCAGGGCGGCGCCCGCGAGGCGATGGTCGCAAGCGATGCGGTGCTCTTGACGTCCGGGACCGCCGCGCTGGAAGCGATGCTTTGTCATCGGGCGATGCTGGTGGCCTACAAGATGGCCCCGGCGACCCACTGGCTCGCCAAAAAGCTGGTCAAGACGCGCTGGATCTCGCTGCCCAACTTGATCGCCCAGGAGGATCTGGTGGCTGAGCTCATTCAGGACGAGGCCACCAGCGAAGCGATTGCCGCAAGGCTCGATGCGCTGTTGAGCGACGCTTCCGCCCGTCAGGCGCTGGAGGCGCGCTTTGCGCAGATGCACGCAGGGCTTCAGCGCGGTGCCAGCGAGCGCGCCGCGCGCGCGATCGAAGCCGTCGCGAAAGGCGCGGCGCTGCCCGACACCGTCCAGGAGACTCATGGCTAA
- a CDS encoding acetyl-CoA carboxylase carboxyltransferase subunit alpha gives MNPNYLDFEQPIAELQAKIEELRLVSSDNQVNLSDEITRLEEKSRKLTESIFKDLTPWQVSQISRHPQRPYPLDYFASIFTDFDELHGDRNFADDAALVGGVARLNDAPVMVIGHQKGRDVKEKVRRNFGMPRPEGYRKACRLMEMAERFKMPVLTFIDTPGAYPGIDAEERGQSEAIAYNLAVMSRLKTPIISTVVGEGGSGGALAIGVCDELHMLQYSTYSVISPEGCASILWKSAEKASEAAQAMGITAERLKELGFVDELIKEPLGGAHRHPATTAERIKQALSDSLERLERLDTDTLLARRYERLMSYGAPAA, from the coding sequence ATGAATCCCAACTATCTCGATTTTGAACAGCCCATAGCAGAGCTTCAGGCAAAAATTGAGGAGCTGCGCTTGGTAAGCTCCGACAACCAGGTCAATCTTTCCGACGAAATTACCCGGCTCGAAGAGAAAAGCCGCAAGCTGACCGAGTCGATCTTCAAGGATTTGACGCCCTGGCAGGTGTCGCAGATTTCGCGCCATCCGCAGCGCCCCTATCCGCTGGACTACTTTGCCTCCATCTTCACCGACTTCGACGAGCTCCACGGCGATCGCAACTTTGCCGATGACGCCGCGCTGGTTGGCGGCGTGGCGCGTCTCAATGATGCCCCGGTGATGGTGATCGGCCATCAAAAAGGCCGCGACGTAAAAGAGAAGGTGCGCCGCAACTTCGGTATGCCGCGCCCGGAAGGCTATCGTAAGGCGTGCCGACTGATGGAGATGGCCGAGCGCTTCAAGATGCCGGTGCTGACCTTCATCGACACCCCCGGCGCCTACCCGGGTATCGACGCCGAAGAGCGCGGCCAATCCGAGGCGATCGCCTATAACCTGGCGGTGATGTCGCGGCTGAAAACGCCGATCATCTCCACCGTGGTAGGCGAGGGCGGCTCCGGCGGGGCGCTGGCGATCGGCGTATGCGACGAGCTGCACATGCTGCAGTACTCCACCTATTCGGTGATCTCGCCGGAAGGCTGCGCCTCGATTCTCTGGAAAAGCGCCGAGAAGGCCTCCGAGGCCGCCCAGGCGATGGGCATTACCGCCGAGCGCCTGAAGGAGCTCGGTTTCGTCGACGAGCTGATCAAGGAGCCGCTGGGCGGTGCTCACCGCCACCCGGCCACTACCGCCGAGCGCATCAAGCAGGCACTCAGTGATAGCCTCGAGCGCCTTGAGCGGCTGGATACCGATACGCTGCTTGCGCGCCGCTATGAGCGCCTCATGAGCTATGGCGCCCCGGCCGCCTGA
- the rnhB gene encoding ribonuclease HII, translating into MAKISRDDHPPLVISYTGTLLAGVDEVGRGPLVGSVVAAAVILDPEQPIEGLGDSKTLSAKKREALDALIRESALAFCIAEASPAEIDALNIFHATHLAMRRAIDGLAPQAEYLLVDGNRLPGHALPGQAVVKGDARHPAIAAASILAKVARDAQMLTLDARYPQYGFARHKGYPTREHLAALAEHGPLLEHRQSFGPVKRQQAPA; encoded by the coding sequence ATGGCTAAAATATCTCGCGACGATCATCCGCCGCTCGTCATCTCCTACACCGGCACGCTGCTGGCCGGGGTCGACGAGGTCGGGCGCGGGCCGCTGGTCGGCAGCGTGGTGGCGGCGGCGGTGATTCTCGACCCCGAGCAGCCGATCGAGGGGCTGGGAGATTCCAAGACGCTGAGCGCCAAAAAGCGCGAGGCGCTGGATGCGCTCATTCGCGAGTCGGCGCTTGCGTTTTGCATCGCCGAGGCGAGCCCGGCAGAGATCGATGCGCTCAATATTTTTCACGCCACGCACCTGGCCATGCGCCGGGCGATTGACGGGCTCGCACCACAGGCCGAGTATCTGCTGGTGGACGGCAACCGGCTGCCCGGTCACGCGCTTCCCGGCCAGGCGGTGGTGAAGGGCGACGCGCGCCACCCGGCCATCGCTGCGGCGTCGATTCTCGCCAAGGTGGCGCGCGACGCTCAGATGCTTACGCTCGATGCGCGCTACCCGCAGTACGGTTTCGCCCGTCACAAGGGCTACCCGACCAGAGAGCATCTCGCGGCGCTCGCCGAGCACGGGCCGCTTTTGGAGCATCGACAAAGCTTTGGGCCGGTCAAGCGCCAGCAGGCGCCGGCGTAG